The following coding sequences are from one Lolium rigidum isolate FL_2022 chromosome 6, APGP_CSIRO_Lrig_0.1, whole genome shotgun sequence window:
- the LOC124663313 gene encoding vegetative cell wall protein gp1-like, with product MLSMAATADHDHHRHRLANTTSPPSGPPAPAPAPLPPQPHPHPHRRRLHSFSFPTLSWGTHRLLRCANNPASSPPPPPAAPDTPSPDKDNARPPAAAASTQQRPWNLRTRRSATVAPRAFDAPDAAAAPEPARHPDTTTKRGFSLVLSKEEIADDFALFRGTRPPRRPKKRPRTLQRQIDSICPGFCLADVTPETYKIEER from the exons ATGCTCTCCATGGCCGCCACCGCGGACCacgaccaccaccgccaccgcctcgccAACACCACCTCACCCCCGTCAGGccctcccgctcccgctcccgcgcCGCTACCTCCCCAGCCGCACCCGCACCCGCACCGCAGGAGGCTCCACAGCTTCTCCTTCCCCACGCTAAGCTGGGGCACGCACCGCCTCCTCCGCTGCGCCAACAACCCCGCCTcctcgcccccgcccccgcccgccgCCCCGGACACCCCGTCCCCGGACAAGGACAACGcccgccctcccgccgccgccgcctcgacccAGCAGCGGCCCTGGAACCTCCGCACCCGCCGCTCCGCCACCGTCGCCCCGCGCGCCTTCGACGCGCCCGATGCTGCCGCGGCGCCGGAGCCCGCGCGCCATCCGGACACAACAACCAAGCGCGGCTTCTCCCTCGTCCTCTCCAAGGAGGAGATCGCCGACGACTTCGCGCTCTTCCGCGGGACGCGCCCCCCGCGCCGCCCCAAGAAGCGCCCTCGCACCCTGCAGCGCCAGATTGAC TCGATTTGCCCGGGATTCTGCCTCGCGGACGTGACGCCGGAGACGTACAAGATAGAGGAG AGGTAG